A window from Solanum stenotomum isolate F172 chromosome 7, ASM1918654v1, whole genome shotgun sequence encodes these proteins:
- the LOC125870642 gene encoding chaperone protein dnaJ 20, chloroplastic-like → MYLRTPIDRVLFSPSYPHFSRTQKVSLRVHSKLNNNVIEITESKSFYELLGIQETVSLLEIKQAYKQLARKYHPDVSPPGRVEENTQRFIRVQEAYETLSDPKSRDMYDKDMSKGFHFAFSPRRKCQNDESMEDTGEWKNRWHSQLSELKRRNTHKDSVNNMSWGARMRRQRNETSL, encoded by the exons atgtatctaAGAACCCCAATAGATCGTGTACTATTTTCCCCATCATATCCACacttttcaagaactcaaaaagTGTCTTTGAGAGTTCATTCAAAACTTAACAACAATGTGATAGAAATTACTGAATCAAAAAGCTTTTATGAGCTTTTGGGTATTCAAGAAACTGTTTCTTTATTAGAAATCAAACAAGCGTACAAACAATTAGCAAGAAAGTACCACCCGGATGTTTCACCTCCGGGTCGGGTCGAAGAAAATACCCAAAGGTTTATTCGGGTTCAAGAAGCTTATGAGACATTATCGGATCCTAAATCAAGAGATATGTATGATAAAGATATGTCTAAAGGCTTTCACTTTGCATTTTCTCCTCGTAGAAAGTGCCAAAATGATGAG TCAATGGAGGACACCGGTGAATGGAAGAATCGTTGGCATTCCCAGCTATCCGAGTTGAAAAGAAGAAACACACACAAGGACTCTGTTAACAATATGTCATGGGGTGCACGTATGCGTAGACAAAGGAATGAAACATCGTTATAA